Part of the Streptomyces europaeiscabiei genome is shown below.
CGTCGGATCGGTCCGGCACGGCCCTGCCCGCCACGGCCGCCGCCGAGAGGAGGCAGCGATGACCATCCGCGTTCTGCTCGCCGACGACCAGGCCCTCGTCCGCACCAGCTTCCGCATGCTCATCGAGTCGGAGCCGGACATGTCGGTCGTCGGAGAGGCGGCGACGGGCGAAGAGGCGGTCGAACTGGCCCGCAGCACCCTTGCCGACGTCGTACTGATGGACATCCGGATGCCCGACATGGACGGTCTCGCCGCCACGCGCGCCATCTCGGCGGACCAAGACCTCGCAGGCGTACGAGTGCTGATCCTGACGACCTTCGAAGCCGACGAGCACGTCTTCCGGGCGCTGCGTGCCGGGGCCAGCGGATTCCTCGGCAAGAGCGTGGAGCTCTCCTACCTCCTCGACGCCATCCGGCTGGTCGCCCTCGGAGAGGCGTTGCTGTCACCCAGGGCGACCAGGGCACTCATCGCCCACTACCTCACCACACCCGACAGGACGAACGCTCCGGCCCCGGAGTTGACGACCCTGACCGACCGCGAGCGCCAAGTGCTCGATTTCGTCGCCGCCGGCCTCTCCAACGAGGCCATCGCCGAGCAGCTCCACATCTCGCCCTCGACCGCCAAGACACACGTGAACCGCATCATGGCCAAGCTCCACGTCCGCGACCGCGCCCAACTCGTCGTGATCGCCTACCAGACCGGCCACGCTAACCCCGGCCCGTGACCGTCCGCACCCCGCTCGGTGCGCCGGGTGCGCCCTGCGGCTGCCGGACGGAGTCTGTGCGGGGTTACGGCGCCGTCGCCCGGCCGGGCAGAGGCTGCGCGGAAAGGTGGATGGGGCCGACACCGTCTGACAGGGGCCGTCCTGTGGCGCGGTTGGTGTGGGCGATGATCTCCGACGTGATGGAGATCGCTGTCTCCTCGGGAGTACGGGCGCCGATGTCCAGGCCGATCGGTGAGTGCAGACGCGCCAGTTGGTCCTGGGAGAGGCCGGCTTCCCGGAGCAGGCCGACGCGGTGCTCGTGGGTGCGTCGCGAGCCCATGGCGCCGATGTAGCCGACCGGAAGGGTCAGTGCCAGGCTCAGCAGGGGGATGTCGAACTTGGCGTCGTGGGTGAGGACGCAGACGGCGGTGCGGGCGTCGATCTCGGTACCCACGAGGTAGCGGTGGGGCCAGTCGCTGACGACTTCGTCGGCGTGCGGGAAGCGGGCAGGGGTCGCGAAGACCGGGCGGGCGTCGCAGACGGTCACCCGGTAGCCGAGGAAGCTCCCCGCCCGGCTCAGGGCGGCGGTGAAGTCGATGGCGCCGAAGATCAGCATGCGTGGGCGGGACGCGTGGACGTGGACGAGGACGGTGAGCTTGCGCAGGCAGGTGCCGTCGTCCGAGTTCTCTGCTCCTCCCCCACCGCCACCGACCTCGATCAAGGCGGTACGGCCCGCCCGCAGGAGTGCACGCGCATGCGCCACGACCGCCCGGTCCTCGTTCTCGTCGCCGAGCGTGCCCTCGTGGGCCCCCTCGTCGGGGACATGGAGCGTACGGCCGACGAGCTCACCGGGACCGTCCACGACGTGGGCCACGGCCGACGGACGTCCGGCGGTCACGGCATCGAGGGCGGCGGCGAGATGGGGTTGGGCAGCGGGCTCCACACGCTGCACCAGGACGTCTATCTCTCCGCCGCAGGTCAGGCCGGCGGCGAAGGCATCCGAGTCGGAGTACCCGAAAGCAACGCGTGCGGGGGCAGCTCGGTCGGCCAGCACCTGGCGGCCCAGTTCGTACACCGCTGCCTCGACGCAGCCGCCGGAGATACCACCGACCGCGTTGCCGTCGGCGTCCACGGCCAGTGCGCTGCCGACTGGTAGAGGGGCGCTGCCTCTGACGCCGATGACGGTGGCGAGGGCGAACGGCCGGTCCTCGTGGCACCAGCCGTGCAGTGTGTCCCTGATGTTCAGCATGGGGGCTTTCCGTTAGGTGGGGGTCAACGGGCCGTCGCCGCGCCCTAGGGGAGGAAACCGCGACGACGGCCCTGGCGCCCGGCGGTGTGACGTCACGGGCGCCGGACGGCCCGGGTGGCCGGGTGGGGTACACCGGCCCCCCGGGGGCTCAGAGCAGTGCTTCGGCGGTGATGGGCAGTTCGCGGATGCGGCGACCGGTGGCGTTGAACACCGCGTTGGCGATGGCGGGTGCCACTCCGACGATGACGATCTCACCGAGCCCCTTGACGCCGATGGGGTCGGCTTCGTAGTCCTCCCCGTCGATGAAGATCGCCTTCAGGTCGTGGATGTCGGCGTGGCTCGGCACGAGGTAGTCGGCGAAGTTCGCGTTGACGATCCGGCCGTCGCGGTGGTCGGTGACCGTGTGCTCGAGGAGGGCCTGACCGATCCCGCCGGTCATGGCTCCGATGGCCTGGCTGTCGGCGAGTCTCGGGTTGACGATGCGGGCGGCGTCGTAGACGCCGAGCATGCGCCGGACCCGTACCAGGCCGAGGCGGGCGTCGACGGCCACCTCGGCGAAGATCGCGGAGTAGGCGTAGAGAGAGAACCTCTCCGGTTCCGGCGCCCCGGCGTACGAACCGAGCACTTCGAGATGGGTCCGGTCGTTGCGGGCCAGGAGCCGCTGGTAGGTCTCCCCGCGCGCGGGGTCGTCCTTCACGTACAACCGACCGCCTCGCACGACGATGCCGGCCGCATCGGCGCCGTACAGCGGTGATCCCTCGTCGTCGACCGCGAGCGTGATCGCCTGCTTGCGCAGCTTGTCGCAACCGTCCTGAACAGCGGATCCGACACTGGCCATGGTCATCGAGCCTGCGTGGACGGGGGCCGGGGGCATGAGGGAGTCCCCGAGCCTGAAGGTCACCTGGCGCATGGTCAGGCCGAGGGCGTCGGCAGCGACCTGGGACATGGACGTGGCCGTGCCGGGGCCCATGTCGCTGGTCGAGGACTGCACCAGGGCTGTGCCGTCGGCGTCGAGCCGGACCGAGGCCTGGGCCTGGCTGCGCGCGGTGTCGTAGACACCGGCGGCCACGCCCATGCCGATGAGCCAGTCACCGTCACGCGTCGAGCGGGGCTTGGGGTTGCGCCGGTGCCAGCCGAACTCACGGGCGCCCGTGCGGTAGCACTCGCGCAGGCGGCGGGTGGAGAACGGCAGGCCGCTGGACTCGTCGTCGGCCGGTTCGTTGCGCAGGCGCAGCTCGATCGGGTCCACGCCCAGCTCGTGGGCGAGTTCGTCCATGGCCGACTCGACGGGGTAGGCGCCGCTGGCGTAGCCGGGGCCGCGCATGAACCACGGCGTGCTCACGTCCAGCGGGACGTGGTCATACGCCTGGCGGACGTTGGGCGTGCTGTAGAGCATCCGGCCGGGGACGAGAACGCTTTCGCTGTAGGTCTCGTAGCGGGAGGACTCGGCGCGGACGTCGTGCGTCGACGCGGTCAGGCGGCCCCCTCGCTCGGCGCCCAGTCGCAGTCCGTACTCGTATGCGGGACGGAATCCCACGGTGAAGTACATCTGCCTGCGGGTGAGGACGAGTTTCACGGGGCGTTTCACTTCGCGTGCGGCCATCGCCGCGATGACGGAGTGCACCCAGGTGCGGGCGGCGTTGCCGAAGGCTCCGCCGACGAACGGCGAGATGACGCGGATGTTGCCCGGAGGGATGCCGAACTCGCCGGACAAGGTGAACACGGCGCCCTGCACGTACTGGGTCTTCTCCCAGACGGTCAGCCGGTCGCCGTCCCAGTGGGCGACGATGCCGGCCGGTTCCATCGGGTTGTGGTGGTTGCGGGCCGTCCGGTACGCGCTCTCAAGCCGGACGGGGGCGGAGTCCAGGGCCCGGTCTGCGTCGCCGCGTGCATAGGTCTGGGTTTCTCCGGCGGCGTCGGCGACGCTCAGGTCGGTCGAGGAGGTCTCGGCGGCGTAGGAGACCTTCACAAGGCTCGCGGCGTGCTGTGCGATCTCCAGCGTGGTCGCCACCGCGACCGCGACGGGCTGTCCGAAGAACTGGACCCGGTCGTCCTGAAAGGCGCGCAGCGGCTTGCCCGGCGGGAACCGCCCTTCCACGGGCGGCAGTTTGGGCGCGTTGAGGTGGCTGATCACCTTCAGTACGCCTGGCTCGGCTTCGGCGGCACGGGTGTCGATGCCGGTGATCCGGCCCCGCCCGATGCTGCTTTCCACGATGACCGCGTGCACAACCCCGTCGGGATTGTTGTCGGCGGCGTACTTCGCTCCCCCGGTCACCCTCAGCCGTGCGTCGACCCTGGGCAGCCCCGCACCGACAGCTGCCTGCGGCTGGCTCATTTGGTGCCTCCTACGGTGCGCAGCTGGCGTTCGACGGTGCGTTTGAGCAGCTCGGGCTTGAAGCCGTTGTGGCTGAGGGGGTGGGCCCCGTCGGCCGCGTGCTCGGCGGCCTCGGCCCACAGCCGGTCGGAAGGGCGCTCGCCGATGAGGTGGCGCTCGACGGCGGGCAGCTTCCACGGCACGGTGCCCACCCCGCCGGCGGCGACCTTCGCGTCGCGGATGACTCCGCCACGGATGTGCAGGGCCACTGCGGCCGAGGTGAGCGCGAACTCGTAGGACTGCCGGTCGCGCACTTTCAGGTAACCGGACTTCAGTGGGCGTGCGTGAGCCGGGATCTCCACAGCGGTAATCAACTCACCCTTGCGCAGGGCCTGTTCGCGGTTCGGGGTCAGGC
Proteins encoded:
- a CDS encoding XdhC family protein encodes the protein MLNIRDTLHGWCHEDRPFALATVIGVRGSAPLPVGSALAVDADGNAVGGISGGCVEAAVYELGRQVLADRAAPARVAFGYSDSDAFAAGLTCGGEIDVLVQRVEPAAQPHLAAALDAVTAGRPSAVAHVVDGPGELVGRTLHVPDEGAHEGTLGDENEDRAVVAHARALLRAGRTALIEVGGGGGGAENSDDGTCLRKLTVLVHVHASRPRMLIFGAIDFTAALSRAGSFLGYRVTVCDARPVFATPARFPHADEVVSDWPHRYLVGTEIDARTAVCVLTHDAKFDIPLLSLALTLPVGYIGAMGSRRTHEHRVGLLREAGLSQDQLARLHSPIGLDIGARTPEETAISITSEIIAHTNRATGRPLSDGVGPIHLSAQPLPGRATAP
- a CDS encoding response regulator transcription factor, producing the protein MTIRVLLADDQALVRTSFRMLIESEPDMSVVGEAATGEEAVELARSTLADVVLMDIRMPDMDGLAATRAISADQDLAGVRVLILTTFEADEHVFRALRAGASGFLGKSVELSYLLDAIRLVALGEALLSPRATRALIAHYLTTPDRTNAPAPELTTLTDRERQVLDFVAAGLSNEAIAEQLHISPSTAKTHVNRIMAKLHVRDRAQLVVIAYQTGHANPGP
- a CDS encoding xanthine dehydrogenase family protein molybdopterin-binding subunit, translating into MSQPQAAVGAGLPRVDARLRVTGGAKYAADNNPDGVVHAVIVESSIGRGRITGIDTRAAEAEPGVLKVISHLNAPKLPPVEGRFPPGKPLRAFQDDRVQFFGQPVAVAVATTLEIAQHAASLVKVSYAAETSSTDLSVADAAGETQTYARGDADRALDSAPVRLESAYRTARNHHNPMEPAGIVAHWDGDRLTVWEKTQYVQGAVFTLSGEFGIPPGNIRVISPFVGGAFGNAARTWVHSVIAAMAAREVKRPVKLVLTRRQMYFTVGFRPAYEYGLRLGAERGGRLTASTHDVRAESSRYETYSESVLVPGRMLYSTPNVRQAYDHVPLDVSTPWFMRGPGYASGAYPVESAMDELAHELGVDPIELRLRNEPADDESSGLPFSTRRLRECYRTGAREFGWHRRNPKPRSTRDGDWLIGMGVAAGVYDTARSQAQASVRLDADGTALVQSSTSDMGPGTATSMSQVAADALGLTMRQVTFRLGDSLMPPAPVHAGSMTMASVGSAVQDGCDKLRKQAITLAVDDEGSPLYGADAAGIVVRGGRLYVKDDPARGETYQRLLARNDRTHLEVLGSYAGAPEPERFSLYAYSAIFAEVAVDARLGLVRVRRMLGVYDAARIVNPRLADSQAIGAMTGGIGQALLEHTVTDHRDGRIVNANFADYLVPSHADIHDLKAIFIDGEDYEADPIGVKGLGEIVIVGVAPAIANAVFNATGRRIRELPITAEALL